The following coding sequences are from one Streptomyces venezuelae window:
- a CDS encoding DUF2993 domain-containing protein yields MSKRAIRILLIVVVILGGLFVAADRLAVNFAEGEAADKMRTSEGLSETPDVSIKGFPFLTQVMGGELDDVEVGIKNYDAKSGSDSIRIADLTAHMKGVEFSGDYSSATAATATGTAHVSYDELLKASKSEPVELPLGATGKVVGLSDGGNGKIKVEVEVSKGGAKLPKPVHVLSSVRVEGDNIRVHADRIPKSLNVLGVSIPLPEGTARNVTDFDQRIEDLPAGIKLEKVEAAPDGVDMSVSGSNVRLAS; encoded by the coding sequence ATGAGCAAGCGCGCCATACGCATACTTCTGATCGTCGTCGTGATCCTCGGCGGTCTCTTCGTGGCGGCCGACCGGCTCGCCGTGAACTTCGCCGAGGGCGAGGCGGCGGACAAGATGCGCACCAGCGAGGGGCTGAGCGAGACGCCCGACGTCTCCATCAAGGGCTTCCCCTTCCTCACCCAGGTGATGGGCGGTGAGCTCGACGACGTGGAGGTCGGCATCAAGAACTACGACGCCAAGTCCGGCTCCGACTCCATCCGCATCGCCGACCTCACCGCCCACATGAAGGGCGTCGAGTTCTCCGGCGACTACAGCTCGGCGACCGCCGCGACCGCCACGGGCACCGCCCACGTCTCGTACGACGAGCTCCTGAAGGCCAGCAAGTCCGAGCCCGTCGAGCTGCCGCTCGGCGCGACCGGCAAGGTCGTCGGCCTCTCCGACGGCGGCAACGGCAAGATCAAGGTCGAGGTCGAGGTCAGCAAGGGCGGCGCGAAGCTGCCCAAGCCCGTCCACGTGCTCAGCTCGGTCCGCGTCGAGGGCGACAACATCCGCGTCCACGCCGACCGGATCCCCAAGAGCCTGAACGTCCTCGGCGTCTCCATCCCGCTCCCCGAGGGCACGGCCCGCAACGTCACCGACTTCGACCAGAGGATCGAGGACCTGCCCGCCGGCATCAAGCTGGAGAAGGTCGAGGCGGCACCGGACGGCGTCGACATGTCGGTGTCGGGTTCCAACGTGCGCCTGGCGAGCTGA
- a CDS encoding MoaD/ThiS family protein, with protein MVNGTIRYWAAAKAAAGVAEEPYDAATLADALDAARERHPGELVRVLQRCSFLVDGAPVGTRRHETVRLAEGGTVEVLPPFAGG; from the coding sequence ATGGTGAACGGCACCATTCGTTACTGGGCCGCTGCCAAGGCGGCCGCGGGCGTCGCCGAGGAGCCGTACGACGCGGCGACGCTCGCCGACGCGCTGGACGCCGCACGCGAGCGGCATCCCGGTGAACTCGTCCGGGTCCTGCAGCGCTGCTCCTTCCTGGTCGACGGGGCCCCCGTCGGGACCCGGAGGCATGAGACCGTACGGCTGGCCGAGGGCGGCACGGTCGAGGTGCTCCCGCCGTTCGCAGGAGGATGA
- a CDS encoding alpha/beta hydrolase: MNSGPAGQEARSSVPPLTRGQRSVQRRATLRTQDGVAIEAAHDPGPDPAGELAIVVAHGFSGDLARPHVRRIAGVLAQRAAVITFSFRGHGGSGGHSTVGDREVLDLAAAVEWARSLGYAHVVTVGFSMGGSVVLRHAALHRGRTEARTDAVAAVSAPARWFYRGTAPMRRLHWVVTRPAGRAVGRYGLRTRIHPHEWDPVPLSPVESVPLIAPTPLLVVHGDRDPYFPLDHPRMLAAAAGGGAELWLEEGMGHAEHAASDALVGRIASWATASWTSATAD, translated from the coding sequence ATGAACTCCGGTCCGGCAGGTCAAGAGGCGCGATCTTCTGTGCCTCCGCTCACTCGCGGTCAGCGCAGCGTTCAGCGGAGGGCCACGCTCCGTACACAGGACGGCGTGGCCATCGAGGCCGCCCACGACCCCGGGCCCGACCCCGCCGGCGAGCTCGCGATCGTCGTCGCGCACGGGTTCTCGGGGGACCTCGCGCGCCCGCACGTGCGCCGGATCGCGGGTGTCCTCGCCCAGCGTGCGGCCGTGATCACCTTTTCCTTCCGGGGCCACGGCGGGTCCGGCGGGCACTCCACGGTGGGCGACCGCGAGGTCCTCGACCTGGCTGCGGCGGTCGAGTGGGCGCGGTCCCTGGGGTACGCGCACGTGGTCACCGTCGGTTTCTCGATGGGGGGCTCGGTCGTCCTCCGTCACGCCGCGTTGCACAGGGGGCGCACGGAAGCGCGGACCGACGCGGTGGCCGCGGTGAGTGCTCCCGCGCGGTGGTTCTACCGGGGGACGGCGCCGATGCGGCGGCTGCACTGGGTCGTCACCCGGCCCGCGGGACGCGCCGTCGGCCGCTACGGACTGCGGACCCGAATCCACCCGCACGAGTGGGACCCCGTCCCCCTTTCGCCCGTCGAGTCCGTCCCCCTCATCGCCCCGACGCCGCTGCTCGTCGTCCACGGAGACCGGGACCCGTACTTCCCGCTCGACCATCCCCGGATGCTCGCCGCGGCAGCCGGGGGCGGGGCGGAGCTGTGGCTGGAAGAGGGCATGGGACACGCGGAGCACGCGGCGTCCGACGCGCTCGTCGGACGGATCGCCTCGTGGGCCACGGCATCATGGACGTCGGCAACCGCCGACTGA
- a CDS encoding response regulator transcription factor: MSSLLLLTNALQPSTEVLPALGLLLHNVRVAPAEGPALVDTPGADVILIDGRRDLPQVRSLCQLLRSTGPGCPLVLVVTEGGLAAVTADWGIDDVLLDTAGPAEVEARLRLAMGRQQITSDDSPMEIRNGDLSVDEATYSAKLKGRVLDLTFKEFELLKYLAQHPGRVFTRAQLLQEVWGYDYFGGTRTVDVHVRRLRAKLGVEHESLIGTVRNVGYRFVAPEKVERAAEAEKAKAAAPAPKEAAVRPAQR, encoded by the coding sequence GTGAGCTCACTGCTGCTCCTGACCAATGCCCTCCAGCCGTCGACGGAGGTGCTCCCCGCTCTCGGCCTGCTCCTTCACAACGTGCGCGTCGCCCCCGCGGAGGGCCCCGCCCTCGTCGACACCCCCGGCGCCGACGTCATCCTGATCGACGGGCGCCGCGACCTCCCACAGGTCCGCAGCCTCTGCCAGCTGCTCCGCTCCACGGGACCCGGCTGTCCGCTGGTCCTCGTCGTGACGGAGGGCGGCCTCGCGGCCGTCACCGCGGACTGGGGCATCGACGACGTGCTCCTCGACACGGCGGGCCCCGCCGAGGTCGAGGCGCGGCTGCGGCTCGCGATGGGCCGCCAGCAGATCACCTCCGACGACTCCCCCATGGAGATCCGCAACGGCGATCTCTCCGTGGACGAGGCGACGTACAGCGCGAAGCTGAAGGGCCGGGTCCTCGACCTGACCTTCAAGGAGTTCGAGCTCCTCAAATATCTGGCGCAGCACCCGGGGCGGGTCTTCACGCGTGCCCAGCTGCTCCAGGAGGTGTGGGGCTACGACTACTTCGGCGGCACCCGCACGGTCGACGTGCACGTGCGGCGGCTGCGGGCGAAGCTCGGCGTCGAGCACGAGTCGCTGATCGGCACGGTCCGCAATGTCGGCTACCGCTTCGTCGCCCCGGAGAAGGTCGAACGCGCGGCCGAGGCCGAGAAGGCGAAGGCCGCGGCGCCCGCTCCGAAGGAAGCTGCCGTACGCCCTGCCCAGCGGTAG